acaatattttgattttgtaattaattttaatttattaaataatcaataacttaattgttaacaaaataatattaagtgtTAATTTAAGTGCAAAATAtaattgagttgtcaaaataatataacatattatttatttttgcacatctaatcaaacacattaattttgatattttgtttgattatattattgaaatcttatattttttaaatatttttattattattatttaattatattaacaagatttaattattattatttaattacattaacaatatttaggaaaaaaatatcaaagttgttaagaaaatacgTTGTTATTTTATCGGCAAAATATTAGAGAAAGTTCTTTGTTTTGTCACGTTATTGTAACAACTTCCTCCTATTTGTTTTGgcacattattattaaaattattattattattattattaaaatttataatattattaaaattattattattattatttattaatgtattttattttatcaatagtattttgaatttttaaacattttaattatttataatttattaaataataataaacataattatttattaaatagtaaaaaaaaaaaacaaaaaccagTATAAGGTGACATACATCTATTAAGAATAACAAAAATTGTCTTACATCATCATCGCATCTCCGAGTTACAATTAGTTTTACTTGCACATTGTATCTTGATACTATTCTTGATAGGTTTATCAACATTTTAACATCGTATCACATTCAAACATGCACTAACTCTGTTTTGTGATAAGGCTTTTAAGAACCTTTTAGTATATCAAATGGTATTTCATGGTATATTGCAAATAATAAGACCAAAAGAAAAGAAGCTAAACTAAACTCAAATTGCGGCCCATCAAACCAAAACAAAAGGCTACCTTTTACCTAAATCTCTCACCCACAATCAacgtgaaaatacaattttgtctttttaactATCTATAAAACcttcaacttttttaatttctcattTTTTCACTCCCTCGTTCgaaactttagaaaaattatctTAACATTCGAGACTTTCAAAATCTTCGAAATCAAAAGTAAGTGACACTCGAAAATTTTAAAGttctaaaacataaaatttccaaaatattcgaaaatttgtaaattttttgaaactttcgaacaatTCAAAACTCTGAAATTTCGAAAATTCCAGAATTTTcgaaatttaaaaacaattcaaaacttttaaataggaaaatttcaaaactttttatatttgaaaacttttcagatttgtaactttcaaaacttttcaGATTtacaaaactttcgaaatgtaatccttatttcgaaaatttaaaatttccatCTAAAATTTGAAACTGTATTCTGGGTAGAATGGGGTAGAAATAAAGAAGTAAATACAAAAACATTTGGGCCGCATGGTACAATTCCCCTAAAATCCTAACTCCCTATGATACTTTCAGCAGCTAGTTAAGTGCTATTATCACCCCCtgttagaaaatgaaaaagttgCAATAGTTGATATTTCAACACATCCATAATGTTATGCATACCCACATAACATCAATACTTGAGATTATTTACTTTTACCCTCAAAGTGAGTTACTCTTTAAATAGGTTGAATTCGATATGCTTATGCTTCTTccataataaatgataaatgataaaTCCCATAACCAATCGAGTAGTTCCATTCACTAACATAACTTTTGCAGcgataaatttcaaaaacaacaatatacATAATACTAACAACACattaacattatatttttaattggtaTATTCATATAAGTCTCGCCACTTCATGTGAATTCCTAAGGGACATTGTAAGAACAACGTCGAAGCATAAATCCAGAACATGGACATCAAAAATTTCTATAAACAAGtttgtgaaaaaataattttaacaacgTGAAAACGTCTCACATGTCAATACATTTTTTCAACCATTCCCAACAATACTTTACCTCAACTATGCATGCCATTAGCATTAAGTAGTAATTAGCATGAGTTGATGAGTTCATGCCTTTGTTGTAATCATTCTACCAAAATACTGTGTAACAAGGAAAAAAAATGCTACCTCATACAACAATAGAGCCAAAATTCCTTCAAACATAATCAAGATATTGATTGAAAACTGTGTATTTCAAGTATGCCATATTTATAGTGTGAGTGGGTAGAATGTCAATCATTTCTTCTCTCTATACTTGACAGTAACTCCTTCGGACATTCCAACAAGTTCCTTCAAAGCATCTCTCCTCGGCCGCGCAATCTTGTTGTTAGGGTCGAATAGAAGGACTTCTTCAAATGCCTTCAGAGCAGACCCAAATTCTTTTTTACTATCATATGCATCGCCAAGATTGTTCCACGCTGTAACATAGCCTGGTTGAAGCTTCACAGCTGTCTCAAACTGAGCAATTCCTTTGTCGAGCTTTCCGTCACGAACATAGCTGACACCAAGAGCATTGTAAACCTATATTGATGGATTGCCGGGTGATCATTACCAAATCAGTTACTAACAAGTTATATCAGAACAAACCactaataaaaatactaatgtAACAACTAATATGCTAAGTTACTAACATTTGTCTAAAAAAAGGAGCAGGACAATAATAGTAGAATTGTATAACTATAACTCATGATCAATAACTATTATTCTCCTATTTCCAATCCAAAGTAAGGTCCAAATTAagcatatataattttattatcttaGCAATTAACAAAATCATCTAACCTGAGCAAGATCCTGACTTTCTCCATCCCATTTCTCAATTGCTTGAAGCAAAAACTTGGTAGCAGCTGGGTAAAATTTTCTCCGCAGCATCACCGCACCAAGTTCAAAAAGCTCAGTTGCATTTGCATCACCGCTTCTGACTTGCTCCTGAGATTATGGAAGAAAatgagaaaggaaagaaaatcataaaacaaCTTATTCTAAGTAGCTTGTGTATAATATAACAGGTCTCGTTGGGTTGGCTTATTTGAACTTATGTTGAGACTGTTTAGGAGAGTTTATGGAAATAGCTTATGACATgtccataagttgttttcaacttatttccaGAAGCTCTTAAagatagcttatataaaacctgtttgaatttattttatcttttgttataaaaatagctAATATACTAACACTTATATTATAAACGCTGAAtcaagttgtttatccaaacaagaTTAATGTATGTCATGGTACTTAACAGGATAAAAACAGAATCGTACAATGAACATGTAAAATTCAGGGTCTAATCTCCTTCAAGGTGTTCAAGTGAAACATCTAGTAGTATGAATGACTAAAAGGAAGATGTATAAGTTCTTACCTGTAACTCTTTAGCAGAAAGGTCGAGTTCTCTGCGGACAAGAACTTGTCGAATAACATAGTAAGTCCCAGCCCCTAGCAAACCCAACAGCAGTAGCAAGTATATTAGTTGGATTCCTACGTCAAACAACTCCCCGACTTGATAGATCTCATTTATCTTCACTGAGTTGCTTGCATATGAAACACCAGGAGAAATAACTGATATGGTTTGTCCAAACAAGAATGGCAAAACCCATTTTGATGATCTTCTCCAATCTTGAAGATTTTCCATTGTAAAGTCAGTCACTGAGAATCCAGAAAGAGAAGATTAAAAAAGGCAATTATTTGTGtgattattgtaattaaaaaacaattctGAAGTTTCAGAGCACAATGCATAGAATTAAGCAAGGCACACAATGTTTTCATCTATTTTACTTAACTAACAATTGAATATTGTGAACATAAAAACAACCGCATCTAATGGAAATACCTATTGGGATTCTGTAGCGTGCAGTTTGTACCATTCATAAAGACAGAATCAATACCTAGCTCATGATCTTAATTCTTTTAGTAATGTTACTGTATGTTCTTCTAACCAAATGAATAATAATTAGTGTTAATCATTTACCTGCGCATAGTCTACATCTACTTATGTGATTAACCACGGAACTTAGGGAAAAGTTAATGCATAAGACTGGCATGATAGTTCAACTAGTAGTTCCTAACAAACCTTGTCGTcgtttttctttatattttctaaatcttGGCATAATAGTCAATAATGTGGCATTTCTTGATCATTGGTATATGGATACAATGTTTCAGAGGCTAATCAAAATGAAACTAACACATGCAGGAAAATTTGGTATCAGCAAAATCATATACCTCTtaaccttaaattttttttgcattttttctATAAAACACAAGACAGCAATTCACTCATAGTAATAAATAAGAATATTATGaataagaaaattgaaaaaacgAGAAAGGGAATTACTCTCGGATTGTTTTGTGAAAATGGTTATAAGTGGTTGTTCCATTGGCATTGCCCTTTCAAACATCTGTCTTCGTACAcaatagaaggaaaaaaaattagtagcCCGAAATCAAGGTTGTGAACATAAAGCATGAAATGTGAATACTTAGTATACAAGATAAAACTGATAATGGTATAAGAAATAAAGCCTTAGACAAAACCAAATCACTGGGTTGATTTTGTCaggtaaataaattaaaaaaaaacaatgcaTTATGTGCAAATATgcttaattttttatgtaaagcACATGAAATCAAAACAACCTGGAGAACAATCCCACTCTTGACTGCATCAAGGTTGTCTCCACTTGGAGTGAATCCTGTTTGCTGAATTCCCAAGGCTTTGATCTTTCTGTAAACAGTGTTCCAAGTTAACAATCAACCATGCATTATAATGAGACACTAAAGTAACAAACCCTCTAATAGCATGTTTGGATTTGCGGCGAGTTTGATAGAATCATAGCGTGGCACTCTAATTTTGGCAAAAAATTACACTTTTGAGCTTCAATAAAACACATCATTATCGTGATTTAGCTAAATTCACTATGAATCCAAACATGCGTAACAACAAAACTATAAGTCTTGAATATGTAACACACTAGAAATCCAGGAATTAACTTTTCCTCCACATTCCAGCACAAATCACAACTCAATTAAAAACAAGCTACAAACATATAAACTTGGAAAAGGAAAATTAACTTAAGAACCGATTATACAGTTAAACAATTAAGTACTCTACTAAACACCAACATTAATAactaacaatatttaaaatgaagcACTCCATAAAAATGgtagaaagagagagagagagaggaaatgGAATTACTTTAGAGAGCATGGTGATGAAGTGAGAAATTTAGAAGGGAAAGGATTGGAGATAAGGGTAGAAGGAAGAGATTGAAAGGTGGATTTAGATGGAAATAGAGAGGAGAGAGAAGGAGAAGAGTAGGAGAAATGAGTGAAGGTGGAACTAcccatcttcatcttcttcttattcttcttcttaGGATGTTGTTCCTGTTTTAGACAGTAACAGATATAAAGAAATAGAGAAGATAATATACTAGTAGTATATGTGATATAATGAGAACAGaaaattatgtgttaattaggtgttgaaaattttatagtgTACCAAGTATaagttttcatatttttaatttaatgatattacaagtctttataaattaatttatactttATTATTAAGACTTGTGATCACTtgacgttttagtcttttatcttttttattttattttaatttggtcatttattttaattttaagtgacaatttaattttttatgttttaaaacgtcaataatattatctttttttttttacaaaaattcatcaaaattttcatacaaaatccataaaattaattatattttgtaatataaaataaatttaatcaaattcgtaactcaaatcttcaaataaacttatatttgtcattctttatttgatgttgttggagatgaaaatatgagtctatttaaatatttaagttatgaatttgatgaaattacattatattgaggatgataattagttttatgagttttgtttgaaattttttctaagttttatgaatttttgcaaaaaataagaataatattgttgacattttaaaacataaaatatcaaattgtcacttaaaattaaaataaaagacctaattgagaagaaaaaaaaaaaaaactaaaacgttaactaaaattaagttatggGACCTCGAGTGGTATTTAGACTTATTTTATACTAAGTCTTTTGATTCTTATAAAAGATGATATAAACTATTTAGAGaatatattgatataaataaGTGATTGAACTGAAtgattaatgaattttaattaaaaataaatcatttaaaataatttaaatttaatcttgATTAGAACAAACCTTAAGGTAAAGTTTGTTTAGTATTGTTTTATGTTTATCtatatttagtattttaaatcagtgtcaaatttaataattataaaataatattataatttaaatttaaaaacagtaaaataaaatcatttatatttatctttattttaaatttcaaaaaatatttaaattctcTACGATTATACATACGCAATAAACAATttctataattaaaattgaacgaTTATAGAATAcatttaaataaactaaaactatatttttaatcataagcAAATCTATTCTCATGAGATAACTACAACTTCAAGCTTCAAATCCAACATGTATCCATTTGCTATCCACAAGAGTTCCAAGCATGTGTTTTTAATAAGGTCTCTTAGCTTGATTGTGAAGTCTTAGAagaacctttttttttattactaaaaataaCTTGTTTCATTTAAGGAAAAGAGAGAAatcaactatttttattaaattatttcgTTGTACTTCGTCTTAattcaattttctataatttttattatcatttcaaattgtttatttttagggtttagtttaaaaaacaatatatttctTAGGGTTAATAGTTGATTCAATCAATTTTGGAGTTGCGAAGTTCTTTTAGTTGATAACTTTGGACATCTCAATTTTTTGTTAAAGACACTAATCTAATAAGGAGACGAGAGAATCTGAAACATTAGGTTGGCTTTTCATAAACTAGAGAAACTAATATGTTGTTTGTTTGTCTAACAATCGTAAACAACAATAATGTAAAAGGAAGGTAGTGTTCTTTGAGAAAAATAGAGGAGTTGTGATGTTTGTTTTTGACTAAAATGATTGTCTACGTTGTATAGACAGATTTTATGTGCctgcaatttaa
The genomic region above belongs to Cicer arietinum cultivar CDC Frontier isolate Library 1 chromosome 4, Cicar.CDCFrontier_v2.0, whole genome shotgun sequence and contains:
- the LOC101515757 gene encoding tetratricopeptide repeat domain-containing protein PYG7, chloroplastic, translated to MKMGSSTFTHFSYSSPSLSSLFPSKSTFQSLPSTLISNPFPSKFLTSSPCSLKKIKALGIQQTGFTPSGDNLDAVKSGIVLQMFERAMPMEQPLITIFTKQSEMTDFTMENLQDWRRSSKWVLPFLFGQTISVISPGVSYASNSVKINEIYQVGELFDVGIQLIYLLLLLGLLGAGTYYVIRQVLVRRELDLSAKELQEQVRSGDANATELFELGAVMLRRKFYPAATKFLLQAIEKWDGESQDLAQVYNALGVSYVRDGKLDKGIAQFETAVKLQPGYVTAWNNLGDAYDSKKEFGSALKAFEEVLLFDPNNKIARPRRDALKELVGMSEGVTVKYREKK